A window of Sebastes umbrosus isolate fSebUmb1 chromosome 6, fSebUmb1.pri, whole genome shotgun sequence genomic DNA:
AGCTGAAACAGGTGGCTGCCCGGAAGGCAGGAAATCAGTCTGAGAACTTTTGCTACACTTGGCAGTAATGTAAAGTGTTTGCAATATGTGCTGTAGTTACATGAAAAAGCCCAGTTATGTTCCTTCAAGGTGGAGTATGACCATGTTCATCAAACATGAGCAGCTACCTACAGTAGTCTGGTGTGGAGCAGATAGCAGGAACAGCCTTTGGTGTCAGGAGGTGGTGTGTGAGGGCGCGTCAGATCTGCCTTGAAGGCAGCAAGAGGCCCGCCAGAGCACATCAGGGTGTTGCGGCGGCCCTTTGATGGAGTGTGTATCACCAGTTAGAATCTGCTGCTGTCTCCAGCGCCTCGGGCGCTCACAGTAGTTCTGGGAGAGACAGCATATGCACTTGAAATACATAGCTTTGCAGTGatttgttctgtgttttttttttgtctgcagtTTGACAGGTCTACTGATCAAGAATTTTGCAACAGAATGTAGAATAAGGAATGAGACTAGAGAGCGGTAACGTGTAGATGTGTGGGATCACGGGgtctgcacaaacacaacagtGCAGTTAGTTACACccacaaaaagtaaaataattggACCATCTTACGGCAACATGCCCAATTGAGGACCTTTGCACATTATACCCCTATTTCTCCTGTTTCTTACTAAGTACCACATGCTGGAGTTGGAACATCTTAGAGTATTATGCAATCCATTAAAGGGAACCAGCAATAAATACTTCCTTTTTGAAGCTCATATAATGCTTAGTTGAAGCTCTGAGTCAGAGAGATTGTTGTAATGCTGCTGGATTGTGTTATATTGTAAGCTTTTGTCTCATCCACCCCGTTATGCATGGTTAGAATTACACAAACTGTATTTATGGGTCTGGTAGGTTCATGGGATCCATTCCACACACAGGCAGCTGTATTAGCTGTCAGTTCAGCTAATAAAAGCAACAGAATTGGATTTGTAGGGGCTTTTACTCGCATGATGGACTGTGATCGGACCACACCGAGCTGCTGAGTGGCGAGAAGATGGTCAGGCGTAAGTGACTCTCTATGCCATTGTTGAGAGAGAAGGTGATGAATGATTTCCCCTCGCTTTTCATCGACGCTGTCGGAACTGTTAGATAACCCCAGAGATTTATGGCGCTCCCTGTTGTACTTTCTCACTCCCGGCCATAACCAAGGTTACTGTATGTTATTCCCTGTGCGGTTTATCAACCGAAATATAACTGCCAAACAATCCAGAAAGCTGTGCTCAGTGTTTAACAATAGACTCCCCCTAAACAAGCCCAATTAGGTCAGTGACCTGCTGTCAAGCATTGTGCCGAGGCCTGTCAACATTCCTCCCAAGTGAGAGTATATCCAGCCATTCTCCCTCTCAGCTAGCAAAACAAGCCGCTCATTTTTTGCTTATCTGGTAAGAAAATAGACTGGAAGCAGTCGTGACTAAATACATTCTGAGTATTTTTAAATTTACCTCATTTGATCCAGCCAGCATTGACCTCAACAGAACGGCTTTCCTCTGGTACtgacaaatatatgtatacatagaTCTAAGAGAAGGACTAGAAGTTTAGTCCCACAAAACCCCCCAGAGTTTAAGTTGATATCTTAACAGTTAattggaaaaacacagaaaaagattGTGTTTAGGATTAAAAATCCTCTTAAAAACTCACATAACCATATTTGGACTGGAAGTTGCTGATGTTGATGAATAAGCACACAAAAGTGATTAAAATTCAAAGATGGCAAGATTTCCACGAACTCCCCAAACCATCCCGAAATTCCTCGCAAATTACACGAAGCAATTGTTGAGTCTAAAtgtcattttgtcttttttgtttttcttccttgaCTCATCtccgctttctctctcttctgtgaGAGCACGCAAAGAAAAAAGCCTTTGGAGAAAGGtcagaatacatttatttggtTACATTTCAAGTATGGGAGGAACAAAGAAGTCAAAATAACAGTCGCTGGCAGATGAGCTGCGCTTCCATCAGATATTCATTAGAGCTCTTTGTCCTTTAAATTGAGTGCTTTGATGCGGAGGATAAGCAGCGCACCTCTCGCTGCATTTCAAAGCAGCTCTGGCTACACGTCGCTGTTGATGAAGTCATCATCTTCTTCAGGGAGTGCCGAGGCACGCCGACTGTTTTTATTCAGGGTGAATAATTTAATGAGACAAGAAAGAGCATTTCGTATCGGCAGGCCAGATCATCAATCACTGCCATTATCTCCATCTCTTTCCCGGTGTCTCCGACGCTTGTCCGCAGCCTGTCGCATCCTCGGCTCTACCCACTAAACTAATTTTCTTTCTGGCGTCAATGGCAGCCAGCCTGCATCTGGATCCCGGATGCTTTTAGTGGTTTTTAACTCAGCATGTGTTTGAAAGGTGATTATAATTTACTGCTCACCGCAAGTTTTCCTCGCTGAAGAGCAAAGACGTTTTGACCATGAAATTGAATGTGGCGACATCAAAACGAAGGATCACTTCTGTTTACAGACAAACACATTAATCTTCCTAGAATGTGACAGGATGAAGTGATCTGACCTCCCATGAACTCCTCAGTCACAGCTGCTCTGTTTCTTAACAGTCCAGTTTCTCTTCAATTTTACTCAACAAAACTGACTCCAGATCTTTTGTTAACTGATCTTCTGAATCTTTTTCCTCCTTTACAATTAGTCCTCTAAGTGACTGTCCACTAAATGTCTCTATGTTAACATATGTGTTCACAGATATCGATGAATGCAGTATAAACCGTGGAGGTTGTAAATATGGCTGCATCAACAGCCTGGGGAGCTACGAGTGTACCTGTCCAGCAGGGTACAAGCTGCACTGGAACAGGAAAGACTGTGTTGGTATGTAGCAGCACTGCCCCCGTGTGGATAAttcactgacacacactcaaaaaGCACATCAGTTTCTTCACACCAGCGCCTGGgtgatttctctcactctctcctctctctttgccAACAGTGTgtgattctctgtgggttttaTTTTCCCTCAGAGTTGATGAAATGTCCTCTAGGACTGGTGGCGCCAAAGGCCACTCTGACCTGTAGCAAGACGGGCAAGAAAGAGAGCTGCTCTCTCACCTGTGCCTCTAAGGCTCACTATCTGGCAGGTATGTCACCCCCAGTAAGCATGCAatcacaattttaaacattttcttattttgacttattattttttgtgtgtgtaacattttgcaGAGTCTGACAGCAGCTACTCAGTCAGCTGTGGTATCCCCATCTTCAGAGGGAAGTCTCCTGCCAGGCTCAACTCCAGCAGTAGTCAGAGCTGCATAGGTTCGCTGCCCTCCACACTCCTATAATAACACTTTTTAACAATCCAATCTGTCAATCACAGACAGTCTGTCTTTGCTGTGGCAGCAGTGCGATGTTGCAGTGTGCTGCCTCCTACCCACTGTGCTGTGTTTGTCTGTAGAGGCTTTGGCTCCTCCAGTGAAGCAGACGGCTTCTTTCAAGATTAAAAACGCCAAATGTCACCTGCACCCGAGGCTGACAGGCAGGACGGAGGACAGAGGACGGACACTTGGACCAGGTCAGTCTTAATCTGTGGTTGCTGCTGTATACATATGCTGTTATTTATAGACGTTTCAcagaatgtacagtataattcATAACTGAAacgattgattaattgattagtcgatggACAGAACATTGTTTGGTAATGGATTGACCATTTGAAGATGAaacactacaggcaaaaacattgtttttcatgcactggtcaattttgagattttaggcaattttcttccataacatgtcttcagactagtggaaagaaaacatccaaaatacacatttaggtattttattttactactttgtctaattgtgtctgtagatttcttcTAAATTCACAAAAAGTTAGCTTTAGATAAtgcttcatttgcatatttaaacatacaatttcagaaaacatgtaatacaaaacataattgtcttaatgtaagtaatcagctggggaagtttcatggtgatatctattagttaaatgttttaccctattcacctgtagtgtattgtaaaatgtatggaattatacaatatatatctttaaaggtcattttctcaaaatgaggtttttctcagactctgagccagaaatctccactttaGTATCACTTACGTACCATTACCTTTCCactttcattcctatctatattctgaaggtttttacagaggggtttgtttatacatcattcatagcctgatttatagaacattttattagtAAAAACATggccaaaatagattttttttatggctgttgacagtattttctgattgtaaaaacctttgactctaatatatcaacaaactgaaacaagaattttgaacctgtctttatccaatgttcacatttctgttttggaaatgtatgcaaattagcacatatttgataagataatgccccatttgtatatttaaacatacatttcagaaaacttgtaaaacaaaaaataattgccttaatgtaagtaatccactggggaagtttcatggtgatatctattatcactattattatccCTATGGGTTGTTCTTTGTCATATAAGATTTGTATTGTTGGACTAAACAAGCTAGTTGATTCTGGCAAATCATAATGTGCATTATTCACAAttatctgacattttgtagacaaaacaattagttgattaatcaagaaaataatcagcatataaatcaataatgaaatcAGCCATAATACAACTACTAATGATGCATCTGCTACCTTTGAGTCATACTTTCTAAGAAATTATAGACATTAAGTCTCAAACATGAATCAAcattagttattatttattgatgtgtGATTGGGGTTAACTGATATCATGTTGTCCACAGGAGGGGGGCAGCCCTGCAGCAACTGCCTGGTGACATTTGTCAACCTCAAATGTGACTCCTCTAAGAAAACTAAAGGGCGACGTGCTCGCAACCCCGCTAACAAAGAGGTGACACGCATTACTTTGGAGCTGGAAGCTGAGGTCAAACCTGGAGACACGACAGGTCAGTCATCTCatgtaatacaatatatttacaGCAGTTTCTGCCTGTGTTGACCTTGTGGTGATTTTACTCTACTGCCAACAGATTTATCATTAGTTAACATAATCTGCTTTCTACTCCTGcctctttatactttatacagTTCAGAGggaatattgtatttttactccactacaattagCTTCAGTTGCTAGTTACTTCACAAATTCAAGTTTTTGCATACAGAGCATGCAAAAATATACCGGTACAGCTGAAACGAGTAGTCgagtgacagaaaatgaattgacTATCTTAATAAtttgaattcatttttaataattttgatGTTTGTACTGTTAGTTGTGAAGGTTTTGCTTTGGGCTCTGGGTAACTGTGACGGCATTTCTCtctattttcagaatttttacgaaccaaacaatcaattagtagaaaaaaataatcagctgatttaatccataatgaaaataattaatagTTGCTGTCCTAtacaaaattaaagttaaaaatTAGCTCCAACTCAAACAACTACAACTGTAAAATCCAGATTTTTCATGAATGCATGACAAATAGtaatctaatgatataatatataggccatttaaaaaaaaaaaaatgttttcctgattatacttgcATACCTAATATTTTcatgaatatactgtaattcTAGTAACTGAGCATTTTTACATTGTGCTGTGAGCGTCTTTGAGATCCttaaaaagcactatataagtttaatatattattattattatgagtacttttatttaagtaaaggatctgaatactttctACAATACTGTGTACAATACATAAAGTAATTTTTACAATGAAAGAATATGTTGTTATTTAGGATCTGCTGTGTGCTATGGACTGaaacacattgttttattgAACCATAAACAGGGAGTTGCAATCTCAGCTGCCTGAGGCAGCGCATGGAGAAGCAGGTTAAGACGTATATCAAGGCTTTGAAGAAGTCGATCAACCAGGAGCGCTTCCTGATCCGAGTCGCTGGTTTGGAGTACGAAGTGGCCCAGAAACTTCCCCAGGCTACTCCCAGTGGGGAGAACTGTGGCCCGGGCTGGGAGAGGGAAAGTGGCCGATGTGGTAAGACTGGAGAGCTGGACCAGGAGTGTTAGATGAGCTGTTTTACTGTGATGTCCAAATGCATTCGATTTGAGAATTTAAGTACAATGCCATACTTAGAATTTAATAGTAACTCAAGACATTTAAGATAGaacttaatctttttttttctttttttttaaatgattaaactGAAGTGTGTCCTCTCTGACCGGAGCCGTTGTGAATATTCTCTCAGTCAGATGCTTGTCGGGGTCTTACTACCACGGTGAGCAGGAGCGCTGTGTCCAGTGTCCGCCTGGCACTTTCCAGGAGAAGGAGGGGCAGCTGGCCTGTGACCTCTGCCCCGGCAGTGACGGCCACGGACCTGTCGGGGCACGAAACATCTCCTCCTGTGCAGGTAGCTTAGTTTCGAGTGCCAGGGACAATGATAAACATGTATTTCTGAATTCAATAGTAAACCTTCTCTCCGTGTTCTACAAATGAAATCCAGGCCAGTGTCCAACGGGGTCCTTCTCCAGCGATGGGTTCAAACCTTGTTCGGTGTGCCCTCTGGGCTCCTACCAACCAGATTTGGGACGGACCCTGTGCTTCCCGTGCGGGGGAGGACTGGGCACCAAGCGGGAAGGTGCCAGCTCCTTCCATGATTGTGAAGTCAAAGGTCGGTTTGTGTTCTTTGTATACTgccaaagaagaagaatctACTCAAATAATGTTGCAAATCCTTCCCAACTTAATGTGTATCTTCATTTCTACCCTGCAGTTCAGTGCTCTCCAGGTCATTACTACAACACCACAGTACACCGGTGTATCCGCTGCCCATTGGGGACGTATCAGACAGAGTTTAGACAGAACTACTGTATTACCTGCCCTGGGAACACCACCACTGATTTCGATGGTGCCACAAGTGTCTCGCAGTGCAAGAGTGAGCATgaaaattactgttttgtgttttcagatTTCTTAAACACGAGCTGGAGACTAATTTGTTTCGTTTGTGTACGTCTAGACAGGCAATGTGGTGGCGAGATGGGTGAATTCATGGGTTACATTGAGTCTCCCAACTATCCCGGTAATTACCCTGCTAATGTCGAGTGCATTTGGAACATCAACCCGCCCAGCAAGCGCAAGATCTTAATTGTGGTGCCGGAGATTTTCCTGCCCTCGGAGGATGAGTGCGGAGATGTGCTGGTTATGAGGAAGAACTGTGAGTGTCTCTCGTTCCGGTTGTTGTACTAAATAGAATTTAGTGTTTATAGCCTATTGTATGTTATTGCATTATACAAACCTGATTGGTCACCATTGTCCTTTATATGCCTCTGCAAGGGTCGGCTACATCCATCACCACCTACGAGACATGCCAGACGTACGAGCGGCCCATCGCCTTCACAGCTCGCTCCAGACGTCTCTGGATTAACTTCAAATCCAATGAGGCCAACAGCGCCAGAGGCTTTCAGATCCCCTACGTTACTTATGATGGTATGTAGCATCCTCATTTATCACACCTGCTGTGTATATATCCGTCTCTCTCCCCTTTTTATGCCAGGGACAACCGTGGCTGGTGATGTTTGTACGTACAAACATcagtccgtccatccgtcccattcttgtgtcacttggactcaaggatgaactgattataatttggtggtcaaaggtcactgtgacctcacaaaacatctTTTTGGACATAACTCAAGAAGTcttatgctaattatgacaatttcacacaaatgtcaaataggataaaatgaagtgatgacattttggacaaacatgcatgtaaagtgcaatttgactggttggcggaggcatacaactgtgAGGTGATAATCCTAGCTATGACAATCTTTATGACGTTTGTGTcatgtttttgacatactatgttcTGACTTTTATCAACGTACTTTACTTTGatgtattttgattttttttacttttgccaTACTAcactatggcttttttatggCTTTTCCCTACaacctatgactttttcatgacctttctgacatactataccatgattttttttttcttcatgtcacactatatattatgactttttatgacagactatactattacttttttgacattttgtctGATATGCTATGACATTTtcaacttactatactatgacttttatgactgactttttcatgacagtttttgtgacatactatactgagtTTTTATGAcctactatgacttttgaaaAATTAAGCATCCACATAATTTTAGAGTTGCATTTTGTGAAACACTGACAAAGCATCCCATCTTTCCTGAAACAGTGTCCTGGTTACTCTGAATACTCTACAGCCCTCTTTCATTGCAACTACTCTCTACCAAAGAAGAAAGTAGTTTACCCAGAGTAACAGAGACACTGCTTCTGGAAAAAGATGTTGCTGCAGACATTTTTAACAGTAATttctaaataaaactaaattcaaTCCACTGCATTGTATTGGGACAGAGGTAAAAATCTCAGAGTTGGACCTAAATGATCTACATTGCTAGTTGTGCCACTAGAGGTGagagaggaaatgtgtttttggtaacttgggtgaactgaccctttaatatTACATTATACTTTTTACATTAAATGGTTTGAAACATCCCATAAGTGATAATTCAAAGAGTCTTTCATGACGTGACTAGTAGTAACTgtgtcttgtgttgtttttataaattcaGAGGACTATGAACAGCTCGTAGAGGACATAGTGCGAGATGGAAGACTCTACGCCTCAGAAAACCATCAAGAAATCCTCAAGGTTAGCAGATTTACGTCTTCTTACTGTGTTTATCTAGCTTCATTTCTTGTCGATACATGAGACCACCTGGAAGAGGTGACTCAGTTAAGCAGTAAGTTGTACCTTAAAAAGGTGTTCTTAGGCTAAACAAAGCTGTTGGTAACAAACATATTAGTACTTGCATGAGTCACACGGTACGTTAATATTAGATGTCGTCATATAGTGGGTGTGTAATTTGTTTTCCAGCATTGTGTAATAGCTTCAAATGTAATTCAAACTATTATTAAAGATGAAACTCTGCGTTTAAGTGTGGCGTTTACACCCATCTGTTCTTCCCTGCAGGATAAAAAACTGATTAAGACTCTTTTTGATGTGCTGGCTCACCCAAACAACTACTTTAAGTACACCACTCGGGAGTCCAACGAGATGCTTCCTCGCTCCTTCATACGCCTCATAAGCAGCAAAGTCTCTGCTTTTCTGCGACCATACAAGTAAAGCCTACACATCTGCTGAAGCACCGGATCGTGACCCCCCCTCCCCGACGTCCCCCTCCACCTTACAGGCTATATCCAGTAACTCTCACAGGACTGAAACACAAGACATACAAGTATGTTTACCCTTTCTTATTTTCCATAGGCTTCGACAATAAACACTATGCAGACCTGAGAAATAATGAAAATTTGTGTTATAGGTTTTTTGTCAGTTTCCATTCAGCGCAGGTCTGCAACCCCGAGCTCAAGCATTTAGTGGGGATGCAGAGTTTGTGAGTGGGTTTGGTTTCTGTTGTGCAATGAAACCACAAAACCAATAGAGACGCCTATTTCAGACAGTAGGAGTGATGTTTTGCGTGCACGGTTTGAGCTTGATGGAGCTTGTTATTGTATTCGCTTAAATGAGCGGTGTGAGTTCCAACTCCTACCATTAAGTATGACTGTAAGTGTTGTGTAAGTGTTGTGTAACCCTAGTTCCATCTTCAGTGTCTGTGTGCTGTCCTCGAGGAGGAGCAGTTGTTAAATTCATGTCGCAGCTGCGTTCCAGGTCATTCAAAGCCTTACTATATTTGAGCTCTTAGAGCAGTTTCCAAGGGTTTTACTGTTAAAACAGttaatctgtgtttttgttccgtcTGTCTAGACTGTACCAGCGTTTTCCAACCTTCAGATAATTTCTGTTGCTCTTTTTTTTAAGCCAACTtaatgcaaataaaaacaggTGGTTTATCATTCCAGGAACATCGTAGACATTTGGGAgatgaacaacaaactaaattGTAAGAGCCACAGAAATGAGATAACGTGATGTCTAGTGGAACAtgtctcagagagagagcgagagagagagagaaatgtctttGAGGGACATTATGTTTGCTGCTTCTTTTAAAAGGTCACTTTAATTCTTCAATCTCATATTGTCTTTCTGATGTACTCTACACACTAATAGTCTCTAGTTTTAAAAGGAAGCTCCACATCTGTAATACTTTAGTTCTTACACACAGTAAGTTGAAAATCTCACATTGCCTGTCTGAACTAccagttttattgtgtttttatttcaatcttgtaaataatgaaaataaattagacGAGGGTTGAATTCTTTGATCCTAAATTTCTTACGCAGGACCCCTAAAAATCACTTTCTGCCCTTGATGTCCCACCCGTCTCAAATCCAAAGACACCCAGTACCCCCTTTAAACACCCCATTCACATTTTGTTCTGTCCCAATGAAGACAGCTCTTCCAAAGACCGCCCAAAAAGGGCGGGTCACTTTGTTTTGTGCACTAAATTTAGAGCCCGTCATCCTGCCTTTTTAGTACAAAGtgcaatgaatgaaaacaacacatCTTAATTTTGGTTACAGTCTATTGTGACCCACAACAACActtgtgaaatgtgttttcGGCCGCATTCTTGTTGAGActcattgtattaaatatttatcagtCACTATGGGCAGAACATGTTTAGGTTTCAGCGTGTAACTGCTCTCTTATTCAGAGAAACACTAAAAATGTAAAGTCTGTcaagaaatgtaataaaaaaaaaggagttttTGGTGTGTAGAAAATATTCTTTGCGATTTCAAAACAGCAACCAAAACAGggtaaaattattttaaaatctaACACTTTGCATCATGTTAGGATCTGACAAGTAGTTAAAGGAattgttcgacattttgggaaatatgc
This region includes:
- the scube3 gene encoding signal peptide, CUB and EGF-like domain-containing protein 3 isoform X2: MYMHALIRASLGFVGLCLVAFVQQSASGSKTTQDVDECAEALDNCSIDAICQNTLKSYKCICKSGYKGDGKHCEDVDECATEYNGGCVHECINIPGNYRCTCYDGFRLAHDGHNCLDVDECSEGNGGCQQICVNMMGSYECRCREGFLLSDNQHTCIQRPKAQPEGTKEGPTCMDKNHGCAHICRESQKGGISCECRPGFQLTRNMKDCKLTCNYGNGGCQHICEETDHGPRCSCHMKFVLHSDGKTCVETCAVNNGGCDSTCHDSVTGVRCSCPVGFTLQPDRKTCKDIDECRLNNGGCDHVCRNTVGSFECSCKKGYKLLTNERTCQDIDECSFDRTCDHFCINSAGSFQCLCHKGYVLYGLAHCGDIDECSINRGGCKYGCINSLGSYECTCPAGYKLHWNRKDCVELMKCPLGLVAPKATLTCSKTGKKESCSLTCASKAHYLAESDSSYSVSCGIPIFRGKSPARLNSSSSQSCIEALAPPVKQTASFKIKNAKCHLHPRLTGRTEDRGRTLGPGGGQPCSNCLVTFVNLKCDSSKKTKGRRARNPANKEVTRITLELEAEVKPGDTTGSCNLSCLRQRMEKQVKTYIKALKKSINQERFLIRVAGLEYEVAQKLPQATPSGENCGPGWERESGRCVRCLSGSYYHGEQERCVQCPPGTFQEKEGQLACDLCPGSDGHGPVGARNISSCAGQCPTGSFSSDGFKPCSVCPLGSYQPDLGRTLCFPCGGGLGTKREGASSFHDCEVKVQCSPGHYYNTTVHRCIRCPLGTYQTEFRQNYCITCPGNTTTDFDGATSVSQCKNRQCGGEMGEFMGYIESPNYPGNYPANVECIWNINPPSKRKILIVVPEIFLPSEDECGDVLVMRKNWSATSITTYETCQTYERPIAFTARSRRLWINFKSNEANSARGFQIPYVTYDEDYEQLVEDIVRDGRLYASENHQEILKDKKLIKTLFDVLAHPNNYFKYTTRESNEMLPRSFIRLISSKVSAFLRPYK
- the scube3 gene encoding signal peptide, CUB and EGF-like domain-containing protein 3 isoform X1, which encodes MYMHALIRASLGFVGLCLVAFVQQSASGSKTTQDVDECAEALDNCSIDAICQNTLKSYKCICKSGYKGDGKHCEDVDECATEYNGGCVHECINIPGNYRCTCYDGFRLAHDGHNCLDVDECSEGNGGCQQICVNMMGSYECRCREGFLLSDNQHTCIQRPKAQPEGTKEGPTCMDKNHGCAHICRESQKGGISCECRPGFQLTRNMKDCKLTCNYGNGGCQHICEETDHGPRCSCHMKFVLHSDGKTCVGERSVQSQAAPQLFPNETCAVNNGGCDSTCHDSVTGVRCSCPVGFTLQPDRKTCKDIDECRLNNGGCDHVCRNTVGSFECSCKKGYKLLTNERTCQDIDECSFDRTCDHFCINSAGSFQCLCHKGYVLYGLAHCGDIDECSINRGGCKYGCINSLGSYECTCPAGYKLHWNRKDCVELMKCPLGLVAPKATLTCSKTGKKESCSLTCASKAHYLAESDSSYSVSCGIPIFRGKSPARLNSSSSQSCIEALAPPVKQTASFKIKNAKCHLHPRLTGRTEDRGRTLGPGGGQPCSNCLVTFVNLKCDSSKKTKGRRARNPANKEVTRITLELEAEVKPGDTTGSCNLSCLRQRMEKQVKTYIKALKKSINQERFLIRVAGLEYEVAQKLPQATPSGENCGPGWERESGRCVRCLSGSYYHGEQERCVQCPPGTFQEKEGQLACDLCPGSDGHGPVGARNISSCAGQCPTGSFSSDGFKPCSVCPLGSYQPDLGRTLCFPCGGGLGTKREGASSFHDCEVKVQCSPGHYYNTTVHRCIRCPLGTYQTEFRQNYCITCPGNTTTDFDGATSVSQCKNRQCGGEMGEFMGYIESPNYPGNYPANVECIWNINPPSKRKILIVVPEIFLPSEDECGDVLVMRKNWSATSITTYETCQTYERPIAFTARSRRLWINFKSNEANSARGFQIPYVTYDEDYEQLVEDIVRDGRLYASENHQEILKDKKLIKTLFDVLAHPNNYFKYTTRESNEMLPRSFIRLISSKVSAFLRPYK